CGTCTCAGCTATAGTCCGCAACATGCTGCGGCTCATCACCATCCCCATCAGCCACTACTGCGAGAAGGCGCGCTGGGCTCTGGATCGCGCGCGCCTGCCCTACGAGGAAGTGGGCAAGCTCCCCGCGGTCCACCTCCTGACGACGCGCAGGTACTCGCGCACCGGTACGGTTCCGGTGCTGGTGCACGAGGGAGGAGCGATCGGGGAATCCACGGAGATTCTGCGCTGGGTGGACGCGCGCACCCCCGAGGCGCAGCGTCTGTTCCCCGAGGGCGAGCTGGCAGCGGACAACGAGCGCTGGGTCGCGCGCTTCGATCGCGAGCTCGGGCCGGCAGCGCGCCTGCTTGGCTACGACGCCCTGCTGCCAGAACCCCAGATCTTCCTCAAGCAAATGCAGCGGGTGTATGGCGGCGTAGCGCGCGCCATGTTGCCGGCGTTGCTGCCGCTGGCAGGGAAGGGGATTCGCAAGCGCTACCGGGTCAACGGGGAGCGGGCCAAGAGCAAACACGCTCTGTGTCGCCAGCTGTTCGATGACGTGGCGAGCGCGCTAGAGGCCAGCAGCTCGCCGTACCTGCTCGGTGAGCGCTTCAGCGCGGCGGACCTGACGTTTGCGTCCCTCGCCGGCCCGCTGTTGCTACCGCCGGCCTACGGCGGGAATTTCCTGCCAAAGGCGGAGATGCCCCAAGCGTTTCAGGCGCTGGTCGACGAGTTCTCTGCGCATCCTGCTGGGCGATTTGCCTTGCGGATTTACGAGCGGCATCGCTAGCAAACACGCTAGCTGTTCGGGGATAGCAGATCGACGGAGTGCTCGATGATCGCCGCCGCGTCCTCCCCCGACACGCCTAAGAGCCCTAGCTGACCGAGTGCAAGGGGCTCATCGTACGTCTCGCCGGCGCTCTCCGCCGTCACCGAGGCGGTGAGCAGGTCCGCGATCTGTACTAGGCGCACTGGGAGTGAGATGTCTAGACCCTGCCGGTGATGGCTGCCGCAGACGTCCACTACGTCTTGGGGTAGCTTCCATGCGCGGGCGATGTCCTCTCCTGCTTCCGTATGGTAACGGTCCACCAGTAGAGCGGCCTCGACGGCGGATGGCGGGACCTCGAGGCGGTCGAGCAGACGATACACCCGAGCCTCTCCGAGGTCGTGCAACAGACCGATCAGGTAAGCGTCCTTGTAGCGAATGCCGAGCTCGCTGCATGCGGCGCGGGCGACGACGCCGCTGATAACGGCTCGGTCGTAGCTGCGACGGACCTGTGGGCCATAGTGCGTCAGGCCAACGCTCGAACAGGCGTAGACGATCTGCAGGAGTAAGTCGCGGCTCCCTGAGAGTCCGATGCGCACGAGGGCATCGTGGATGGAAGGTACCTCGCGACCTCGGGAATACAGCGCCGAGTTGGCCACTGAGAGGAAGCGCGCAGCGATGGGCGGGTCCGAGCGGATGAGGTCACCAAGACGCCCGATATCTGCGTTTGGATTCTCCACCAGCTCGATGGCGCGGGACGCCGCTTCCGGAAGCAGTGGCAGGCCGATCAATGCGGACTCGAGCAGCTCTCGCAGCTCCTCCTCGGCAGCGCTGGGGACTACCTCCACCACGTTGGGCGGAACACTGGTGTAATGTGGGATGGCGATCAAGGGGTCCTCGTGGAGTGGTGAGTAGGTTCGCCGGTTAGCGGCGCGGCCGCTGCCCTTCGCGCGATTTGGGAGTCGCTGGGATCGTGTTTCGTGTATTGCCGCGTGGAATAGCAACGAGCGTCGGTCGCTCTGAGCGCCTGGGCTCCGCTGGTGCCGGGGGCGCAAGGCTGTCTCGCGTCGCTATCGTCACGCGGTTCCTGCCGGCTCGCTTGGCATCGTAGAGCGCCCGATCTGCCCGTCGCAGCATGGCGTCCACGGAGTCGAACGGCTTGTCCACGTGGTGCGCGGCCACGCCGACGCTGATGCTGACCCGAGCTGGGCCTTTGATTGGAGACAGATCCAGGGTCGCGACCGCCTGCCGGTGGCGCTCCGCCACCGTCTGCGCGATTTGACCCGAGACGCCGCGCACCAGCACGATGAATTCCTCACCGCCGTAGCGGCCAACCAGGTCACCGGCGCGCACACCGTCTTGAAGCCGCGCGGCGATCGCCTTCAGCACCTCGTCACCCACGGCGTGACCGTGGGTGTCGTTGACGGACTTGAAATGGTCTACGTCGATGAACAGCAAACCGAAGTGCTGGCCATCGTCGAATAGCGCCCGCAAGTGTTGCTCGAAGGCGCGTCGGTTCATCACGCCAGTCAGGGCATCGACGTGCGAATCCTCGCGGATCACGTTCCGCTCGGCGCGCACCCGGGCCAAGGTGTCTCGATAGCGCTTGTTGCGCAACGACACATGGATGCGTGCTTTGAGTTCCTCGAAGCGGCTCGGCGCGAGGCTGAGGACGTCGTCTGCACCAGCGATCAAGGCGCGCGCGACGACGCGGGCGGTCGGGTACTCCTTCGCGACCAACAGCACGGGCGTGTGTCGGCACTGGGCCATCGCTTTCAGTTCTCCACACACCTCGAGTCCGAGTTGTGGTGAGGCGGCGCTGAGATCGAGGGCAATCAGGATTAGATCCGGGTGCTGCTCGCTCACGTGGCGTCGCAGCCTCAGCGCATCCTCGATGCAAGTCACTGTGTGGCCCTGCGCCCGGCAAGTGGTCTCGAGCACGCGCCGCGTGTTGCGGCACGCACCGACGACGAGCACTCGAGGCGGCGATTCGTCTTCGCTCGGGGCTGATGAGTTTTCGGGCGACGCGAGGTCCGATACGGCGGTCACGCTGCACGGAACGACAGCGCGGCTGGAACCTGTAACCCCACAAAGCGCAAGCGGCAGCCAGAATGGCTGCCGCTTGTGCCTACCGATGAGACACCGGCGGGCAGCTTGGACTTGGAGCGACTACTCGTCGTCGTCGTCCTTTTCCTTCTTCTTCTTGCTGCTCATGTGGCCCTTGCAGCCAGTCTTGCCAGCAGTTCCGTCGGGGCAGGTGACGCCGTCCCACTTCGCGCCTTCGTCGTCGAGGTCCTCGAGGTCAGCGTCCTTGAGGTTCGTGCCCTTGAGCGTCGCCTCGGTCACGATGGTCTCCACCATGCTCGCGCCTTCGAAGTTGGCGTCCGTGAGGTTCGCCTTCGTGAGGTCTGCCTCGTCTAGCTTCGCACCCTTGAAGTTCGCCTTGGTCAGGTTGGCTCCTTCGAGGTTCACGGATTCCATGTCAGCGCCTTCGAAGTCAGCGCCAGTGAGGTCCTTGCCTTTCCACTCGGCGTCGCCAATCTTCGCCTTGGCGCACTTCGCACCAGGCTCGGGCTTGCACCCACCGGCTGCACCGGTGTTGTCCAGCGGAGCAGCGGCGGCGGCGCTCGGTGCCGCGCTCGCTTCCGCGGGGGCGCTGGTAGTGGCGGCTGCAGTTGCGCTGGGCTTCTCTGCGGCGGCGGGTTCCGGCTTCTTCTCGTCACATCCGAGGACGAGCAGGCTGATTGGTAGGGCCCACAGGAGAGCCTTGAATTGGCGCATTTACGTGACTCCTTGTTCTTGTCGCGTTTGGTCGGCGCACCCTTCCACAGCCGCCCACGCGGAATCAAGTTAGCGGAGACCGGAACGGGAGGTCGCGGCTTTCTATTGTGATTTCAGGGGTCTAGGCCCTCGCTGGAGACGCCAAGGGGGCTTGGCAAACGAGTTCGTGTCCGGATCTTCGCTCAAGCGCCTCGGAAAACTCCCGTTCCGGGCAGCATGATCCTCAGCGATTTTCCTCTCAGCCTGCCCCCGAAGGGTAGCCCACAGAACTCAGCCCCACCCTCTGCTCCACCGGAGTCTTGGGCGCTCGCGCGCAAGGTCGCGAAGCAAGTCATTCGGCCCCTCGATCGCTTCATGCACATCGAGGCGGCGAGCGGCGTGGTGCTGTTGATTGCCGCCGCGGCGGCCCTGATTTGGGCCAACTCCCCTTGGGGCGCGACCTACGAGCACTTCTGGCACACCAAGGTGTCCTTGGGCGTCGGGTCGCTCCAGACGGCGCAGCCGTTGCACTTCTGGATCAACGACGGGCTGATGGTGATCTTCTTCTTCGTTGTTGGATTGGAAATCCGCCGGGAAATTCATCAGGGAGAGCTGAGTGAGATTCGCCGAGCCGCCCTGCCCGCCATCGCGGCGGTAGGTGGCATGATCATGCCGGCGATCATCTACGCGCTGGTCTCGCGCGGCTCCGCGGCGACCCACGGCTGGGCGGTGCCCATGGCGACTGACATCGCGTTCGCGGTCGGCGTATTGGCGCTGCTTGGCAAGCGAGTGCCAGCGGCGCTCAGGGTGTTGCTGCTCGCGCTGGCGATCATTGATGACATCGGGGCGATCGTCGTGATCGCGGTGTTCTACTCCTCCGACTTCTCGTTCCTCGGCCTGGGGATCGCGGGGGTCGGGATCCTGATGCTGCTCGGGATGCAGCGGTTCGGCGTACGTAGTGCGCTGGCCTACGTGGCGCCGGTGTTCGTGATGTGGATCGGCATGCTCAAGGCGGGCGTTCACCCGACCATCGCGGGTGTGCTTGCTGGCCTCCTGACTCCCGTGACCTCCTGGTACGGCGAGAAGGGCTTCATGCACGTGGCCAAGCGTACGGTGCGGAAGATCCGCGAGCACTCCAAGGCGGGCGACTCTCACGGCGAGCATGGGCTGATTCAGCCTCTGAGCGAGCTCGAGGCTGCGCGCCGAGAAGCGGTGAGCCCCGTGGTGCGCTTGGAGACCGCGCTCCACCCCTGGGTGGCTTTCGCAATCATGCCGCTCTTCGCCTTGGCGAACGCTGGGGTGGACCTGCGAGGCGTCGACACCGGTGCCGCTACGGCGGGTGTCATCAGCATGGGCGTCGTGGCCGGCCTGGTGATTGGCAAGCCGCTTGGCGTCGTGTTCGCGAGCTGGCTCTCGGTGAAGGTGGGGATCTGTTCGTTGCCGCGCGGAGTCGATTGGAAGGGCGTCACCGTCGTTGGATTGGTCGCAGGCATCGGCTTCACGATGGCGATCTTCGTCTCGCAGCTTGCGTTCGAGAACGCATCGAACCTCGGGGTGGCGAAGCTCTCGGTGCTCTGTGCCTCAGTCCTGGCGGCGCTCGCTACCTTGATTGGTTCGCGCTTCCTGCTGCCGAAGACTCAGGCTCCGGAGATCGCGGAACTCTCTGCGAGTGACTGCGAAGCTTCGACCGAGTTCTAAGTCACGCAGAGGATCACAAACCAAGAAAGGCTCCCGAACCGGGAGCCTTTCGGTCTTTTGTAGCGAACGAAGAGCTAACCCTCTTGGGTCAGGCGACGGATCTCTTCCTTGATCATCGTCTCGGCGAGTACGGGAACGACCTCCCACACCACCTGCTCCACCACTTCGCGGCTCAGAGCCAGCACCGCTTCGACCTGCGTCGGGTTGAGCCCCAGCCCCTGCAGCTTGCCCGCTAGTTCGCTGCCGTTGCCCGTGTGAGCAGCGACGGCCGGCGCGGGCGCGGCAACGGGAGCCGCGGCAACCGGAGCCGCGGCAACCGGAGGTGCCGTGACGGGAGGCGCAACAGGTGACGGCGCTGGCCGCTGCATAGGTGCAGAACTCTGAACCGGCGCAGGACGCGGAGTCACCGCGGGCGTGCCGGGGTAGGTCTGCGTCCGCTGCGGTTGCGCGGAAGCTGGCGCGGCACTTGGCGCTGGCGCCGAAGGACTCGGGGCCGGCGTGCCGTACGCTAGCGTCTGCGAGCGAGGCTTGGCTGCGACGACCGGCGCTGCAGCCGCTGGCGCTGCATGAGCCGCGGGTGCGGGGGCGGTGACAGCCGCCTGCACGCTCGGCTGAGCCGGAGCGGCGCGCAGCATGTTGCTCACCTTGTCCAGCATCTGCTGAGTGTCGAAAGGCTTGTCCATGTGCTCGTCAGCCCCGGCGGCACCGCCGCGCGACGAGTCATAGGGATGCTGCTTGCTGGAGAGAATCAGCACGCGAGTGCCCGGCGCTTCGCTCTTGATGCGCTGACACAGGTCGTAGCCGCTCTGGCCCCCCAGATCGTGATCTACCAGCACCACCGTGGGCTTCTCGGATCGCAGCTTCGCTAGAGCGTCATCTGCGTTATCCGCCAAGACGGTCTGGTAGTCCTCGCCAGCGAAGGTGATCTCGAGCACCTTGCGCATGGTCTTGCTGTCGTCGATGGCGAGCAGCGTGGTCACAGCACCTCCGAATGGGTTTCGGCCTCGCGATTCACCCCACGAATGCGGGCAAATGAACCTCGAGCCGGAGAGAGATGATCGTGGTGCGTAGGAAATGTGTCAAGGAAATCGCCTAGTTCCTCTGAGAGCTCGCGCCTTTGACCAGACCTGGTGAGGCGAATGTGAGATTCGCCGAACAAATCGGCGCAGCGTTTCCTCGCCTCACAGGCGCTCAAGGGCGCAAAAGCCGCTCGCCTGCGTCCTGTTGCTGTCTCTTGTTCGGGCCTGAGTTGGGGACCCTGCGGGGTACGATTCCCCGCTTGACCTGGCACCAAGGCTTCGGATCGGGAGTCTCACACCACTTTGATAAGTGGGGAGTGCCGGCGAGGCGAAGCCGTGATTCGCTGAACGAGTCGACGAGGCGTTTCCGCGTCTCGAAAGTAGCGCAAGGTTTTTTGCGGGGAACCGCGGAGACTGGACACTAGTCGACGATGAACCACTTCACGCCGGCTGCGACTTCCAGGTGGAAATGGTTGAAGTGGTGCTTGTCGAAGTGTGGCGACAGCATGACGTTGAAGAGTCGTCCTCCTGCGGCTTCGCAGTAGATCTCCCGCAGCTCTCGCGCCTTGGCGGAGTCTGGTTTCGGCGGCGTTGCGCCCTTCCCGCAGGCCTTGCCGCCAATCTTTCCACCAAAGTCATCCAGCACGGACAGCTCGTTTTCAGCCGAGCCTTTCTTTTTTTGCTTTTTGGATTTCCTCGGGGATTTTTTCTTGGGTGAGGAGCGCTTGGCCTGCTCCTTCGTCTCCCCGTCCTGCTTGGGGGCTTCCTCGGCAGGCTTGGGTCGCTTCTTGAACAGGCGAACGTCCGCCGCGAGGCCACCAGGATGGCGCTTTGCGATCTTGTCTTTGGGCCAGTCTTTGGCTGGTGGGCGCCAGAAGGAGAAGACGCGTACTTCCTCCACGTCGTGCTTCTCGAGGATGCGGCTGAAGTCATCGAGCGCCAGCAAGAGGCGGCAGTCCAGCACCTCGTAGGGGGTGGTGCGGCGCTGCTCAGCGCTGAAGTCGGTGCGCCAGGTTACGCCATGCAAGGGGCCTAGCAGGCGCACCGGGATGAGCACACCCGGTGCTTCCTTCTCGATGGAGAAGTTGATCTTGCGTTGTTCGAGCGCCTCGATGCAGCGTCGATGGTCCAGCGCGGCGTACTGCACTGCTTTTGCTTGGCTTGCGTCGGCGGGGAACTCCGCCTTGCTTTCCGCGTGGCTTCGCCCAGGCGCCAGCACCAGCAGCAACGCTGCCGTGAGCAGGGCAGCGTCCAACGTGCCGCGCGCACGGTGAGGTCGACGGATCGACTGACGGGGGCCTGATGCAGCTCCCGGGCTGACGGCGCAATGTGGCCTGACAGCGCAATGCGGGCTGACAGCGCAATGCGGCCTGACAGCTGCTTCAGGCTTCAAGTCGCGACGCCGCATGCGTGCAGATTGACCCGATTTCTCTCTCGGGCCAAACTCTAGAAAGTGAACAAGCGAGCCCGTTCGGTGCTTTACGCGGTTGTGAGCGAGTTCATCGCTACTGGTCAGCCTGTCAGTAGTCGTACGTTGTCACGCAAGTACGGCTTCGACTTCTCTGCCGCGACCATCCGCAACGTGATGGCGGATTTGGAAGACGGCGGCTACCTGGCGCAACCTCACACTAGCGCAGGGCGAATCCCTACGGAATCGGCGTTCAGGCTGTTCATTGATGCCTTGATGCGCGTGCGCCAGCTCACGCGCGAAGAGGCGGGGCGCATCCATGACCTATTCGGTGAACGCAAGGGGCCGGACTGGTTACGCGAGGCTGGGCGCGTGCTGAGCGATCTCGCGGGGACCGCCGCTGTGCTCGTTCGCTCCCGGGCTGAAACGCGCACGCTGCTCAAGATGCAGTTCATCCCAACGCGCCCGGGAGAGCTGCTCAGCGTGATCGTGTTCAGTGACGGGACGGTGGAGAATCGCTTCATCCAGCTCGAGGCGACGCTGGGTAACGACGAGCTATCTCGTCTCCACAACCTGCTCGACGATATCGTCTCTGGGCGGACGCTGAGCCAGCTGCGTGACGACCTGGCCCAGGAGGTGACCCAGGGCAGGGATGAGCTGCGCCAGCTACAAAGCCTGGGCGTGTCGTTGATCCGTGCGGCACTAGCCGGCGCGGACCGTCGCTTGGACATCGTGATCGAAGGTCGCAGCAAGCTTCTGGACCGCGCCGAAGGCGAGGACACCGGACGCCTCCGCGAGCTCCTTGCGGCGCTGGAATCCCGGGAGCACCTGATTGAGCTGCTCGACCGCATCATGCACAGCCAGCGAGTCCAAGTGTTCCTAGGCGAAGAAACGCGAGACACCGTGGGCTACCCTCTGAGCATCGTCGCGGCGCCCTGGGGCCCAGGTGACAACCCAGGTGGTGCCATCGGTGTGATCGGTCCGACGCGCATGGACTATCCGTTCGTGGTGCCGCTGGTCGGAGCCACCGCCGAGGCCATGAGTGACTCCTTGCTACGCAAGCGTGTCGCTGGCGCGGACGAGGCTCTGGGAGACGACCCGGACACAGCGTCGTCGGTGGGGAATAGCGCTCCGGACCACGACGCTGGCTGAGCACTTTCATGCCCGACGGCAGGCGAATCGGTTAGGCTCTGCTCTTCGCGGCTCCTGGATGAGCCACGGAGAGAGGGAGAATCATGGCCGCTCCGCCCCCGCTACCGACCAAGAACCAGCCCAACGTCATCGATCGGGCCATCGGCTTGGCTTGCGCCGGCAAGCTCGAAGAGGCTTTGCGCTGGGTCGTTGCGGAGCTGAACCGGGACGCGACTGGGGGTGTTGCAGCGCTGCTCACGAGCCGTTGGATGGCAGAGCTGGGGCGGGAGAACGCCGCGCGCACTGGTTTCGAGACTTGCGTGACGCGAGCCATTGCCGCGGGGCAACTACCGGTGGCTGTCGCCGCGTGTGCCGAGCTGCGGCGCTTCGGCGGAGACGCGACCGCTTGCTATCAGCAGATTGCCAAGGCCTACTCTGAAGGTTCTGCCTCTTTGGGAGAGCGTCCGATGGAGCCCCCAGCCCTGGGAGGTGCTCAAGAGGTCGAGCAGCCTCTCCCAGAATCTTTCCGTGGGGATGCGTTGTTGGATGAGGCGGGCGATGCGCTCGAGGCCGCAAAGCAAGCGCTGCCGAGCGAGGCGCCTCGGGATCTCCCGCAGCAGCCTTTGTTTTCCTCGCTCGGTGAGGGAGCCCTCGCAGCCTTCGTTGAGATTTTCGAGCTGCAATTGGTCGATGCAGAGGAGCGCGTCATCAATGAGGGCGAGCTCGGCACCTCCGCCTATGTCGTGGTAAGAGGCGAGCTTGAAGTCAGCAAGCACGGGGCTGACGCCGAGGTTCGCCTTGCGCGCCTAGGCGGCGGCGCTCTGGTCGGCGAGATGGCGCTGATCTCTCGCGCTCCCAGGGCTGCGAGTGTCGGCGCGCTACGCCCCAGCCTGCTCTTGAGCGCCACCAAAGAGAGCTTGGATGCGCTGGCAGAGCGGGAGCCCGCCATCGGTGACGAGTTCGCTTCGCGCTTTCGCCGACGCATGGTGGAGAACTTGGTGCGTACCAGCTCCATCCTGCGGGCGGTCCGCGCGAAGGAACGGCACACCCTGGTGGAGCGCTTCGTCACCCGTGCGTTCGAAGCCGGAGAGCGCATCATCGAGCAGGGCCAGTCGAGCGACGGCTTGCACTTGATTGCGTCGGGCTCGGTGCAGGTCAGCCATCGCGAGGAAGATGGGGAAGAGCTGCCTATCGCCGAGCTCGGGGTTGGCGAGGTAGTGGGAGAAGTGGCGCTCGTGCTGCGGCGGCCCTCCAACGCAGACGTCGTCGCGCGTATCCCGACGGTGACGCTGCATTTGCCTCACAGCGGCTTCCACTCGCTGATCAAGGAGCACCCGACGCTGCTAGCGGAGCTCTACGATTTGGCCGTCCAGCGCGACGAGCAGACCTCTTCGATCGTGGCTCAAGAGGCGACTGAGGTGGACGACTTCGTCCTCATCTGATGCGGGCGGGGCAGGCGCCGTTTCGGGGCGAGACACCCGACTTTGCCCCGCTGCCACGATCAGCCGCGCTGACCGACCGGCGCGCCTCTCCCCCCGAACCCGTGAATAATCTCGAAGTCGCCGCGGAAACCCTTAAAAAACCTGCGGAAAGTCTGAGGCACTGGGGAGCGCTCTCCGAACTTTTTTCGTTCGGAAGAGAAGCGTGACTGAGCGGCTGGCGGATGCTTGACCCCCCTCCGGCTGACCGCTAAGTCCCGCGCATGCTCGTTCAACGTCACGCCCGCCGCGGGCTGTTTTCTTTGTTGGTCGCTTTCGCGCTGGTCGCGTTCTCAGGTTCTGCTTTCGCGATGAAGATTGCCGTGGTCGACACACAGCGTGCGATCATGGAGACCGAAGACGGTCTGCGCGCTCAGGCGACGCTCAAGAAGCTGTTCGACAAGCGTCAGCAGGAGCTCGACAAGAAGCAGCGCGATCTGCAGGCCGAGAAGGAGCAGATCGAGAAGCAGCGTTCAGTGCTGAGCAAGGCCGCCTACCAGAAGCGCGCCGAGAAGTGGCAGAACGACATGATGAAGCTGCAGCAAGTCTTCGTTGAGTACAACAAGGAGCTGCAGAAGAAAGAGGGCCAGCTCATGCGCCCCATTTCCCGTAAGGCAATGTCGCTGATCAGGCGCTTGGCTGCCGCGAACGGCTTCGACATGGTGCTCGATAAGCAGGCCGTTCCCTACTTCCGTGCGGATTTGGATCTGACGGACAAGCTGATCCAGATGTACAACGAGGGTGGCGCCGTGGACGACGACGACGCGAAGCCCGCCGCCAAGAAGCCTGCTGCGCCTGCGCCCAAGGCGCCGGCCGCTGCGCCCAAGAAGTGAAAACGAGCGTGTGGGGGCTTTGCCAATGAGCTCCCATCACTCATTGGATGAGCAGCGCGCTGTTGATGCACCGCGCTGTGGGATCGAGCTGCCTCAGCCGGAGACGCTGGCGCAGCTCGTGCTCATTTTTGGGGGTGAGGTACGCGGTTTGGAGCCAGAGCACTCCATCCAGCGGCTGGTTTCGCCTCAGGACGCGACTCGCGTCGACGATCTGTCGTTCGTCACTCACCCTCGCTACCTCGAGCAGGCCATGGCGCAGGCAGGGATTGCCCTGACCCGGCCCAGTCTCGCATCGCGCCTGCCACGCGCGTGGGCTCATGAGAATCCGAGTTGGGTGTTGGCCCAGCTGCTCGAGCGGGTTGCAGGGTCGCTTCGGGCTGCAGGGTCGCTTCGGGCTGCAGGGTCGCTTCGGGCTGCAGGGTCGCTTCGCGACCGGGCTGCAGAGTCGCTTCGGGCTGTGGAGTCGCTTCGCGACCGCGAGGACTGGAGCGGGAGCGCCTGTCATGAGGCTCGCGTTGCGCCGTCCGCGGTGGTCCATTCGGGTGCCTCGCTGCATGCTAGTGTGGTGGTCGAGCCCGGCGCCGTGATTTTCCCTCGCGTCCGCATCGAAGCAGATGTGGTCGTGGGGGCTGGCAGCGTCGTTGGCCGAGCTGGATTTGGCTGGGCGCAAGGGCCATCCGGGGCCGTGCGAATTCCTCAGCTCGCCGGCGTGATCTTGGAACAAGGGGTGGAGCTCGGCGCGAACTGCACCATCGACTCGGGGTGTCTG
This region of Polyangiaceae bacterium genomic DNA includes:
- a CDS encoding glutathione S-transferase, with translation MLRLITIPISHYCEKARWALDRARLPYEEVGKLPAVHLLTTRRYSRTGTVPVLVHEGGAIGESTEILRWVDARTPEAQRLFPEGELAADNERWVARFDRELGPAARLLGYDALLPEPQIFLKQMQRVYGGVARAMLPALLPLAGKGIRKRYRVNGERAKSKHALCRQLFDDVASALEASSSPYLLGERFSAADLTFASLAGPLLLPPAYGGNFLPKAEMPQAFQALVDEFSAHPAGRFALRIYERHR
- a CDS encoding HDOD domain-containing protein: MIAIPHYTSVPPNVVEVVPSAAEEELRELLESALIGLPLLPEAASRAIELVENPNADIGRLGDLIRSDPPIAARFLSVANSALYSRGREVPSIHDALVRIGLSGSRDLLLQIVYACSSVGLTHYGPQVRRSYDRAVISGVVARAACSELGIRYKDAYLIGLLHDLGEARVYRLLDRLEVPPSAVEAALLVDRYHTEAGEDIARAWKLPQDVVDVCGSHHRQGLDISLPVRLVQIADLLTASVTAESAGETYDEPLALGQLGLLGVSGEDAAAIIEHSVDLLSPNS
- a CDS encoding diguanylate cyclase, whose amino-acid sequence is MTAVSDLASPENSSAPSEDESPPRVLVVGACRNTRRVLETTCRAQGHTVTCIEDALRLRRHVSEQHPDLILIALDLSAASPQLGLEVCGELKAMAQCRHTPVLLVAKEYPTARVVARALIAGADDVLSLAPSRFEELKARIHVSLRNKRYRDTLARVRAERNVIREDSHVDALTGVMNRRAFEQHLRALFDDGQHFGLLFIDVDHFKSVNDTHGHAVGDEVLKAIAARLQDGVRAGDLVGRYGGEEFIVLVRGVSGQIAQTVAERHRQAVATLDLSPIKGPARVSISVGVAAHHVDKPFDSVDAMLRRADRALYDAKRAGRNRVTIATRDSLAPPAPAEPRRSERPTLVAIPRGNTRNTIPATPKSREGQRPRR
- a CDS encoding pentapeptide repeat-containing protein; the encoded protein is MRQFKALLWALPISLLVLGCDEKKPEPAAAEKPSATAAATTSAPAEASAAPSAAAAAPLDNTGAAGGCKPEPGAKCAKAKIGDAEWKGKDLTGADFEGADMESVNLEGANLTKANFKGAKLDEADLTKANLTDANFEGASMVETIVTEATLKGTNLKDADLEDLDDEGAKWDGVTCPDGTAGKTGCKGHMSSKKKKEKDDDDE
- the nhaA gene encoding Na+/H+ antiporter NhaA, coding for MILSDFPLSLPPKGSPQNSAPPSAPPESWALARKVAKQVIRPLDRFMHIEAASGVVLLIAAAAALIWANSPWGATYEHFWHTKVSLGVGSLQTAQPLHFWINDGLMVIFFFVVGLEIRREIHQGELSEIRRAALPAIAAVGGMIMPAIIYALVSRGSAATHGWAVPMATDIAFAVGVLALLGKRVPAALRVLLLALAIIDDIGAIVVIAVFYSSDFSFLGLGIAGVGILMLLGMQRFGVRSALAYVAPVFVMWIGMLKAGVHPTIAGVLAGLLTPVTSWYGEKGFMHVAKRTVRKIREHSKAGDSHGEHGLIQPLSELEAARREAVSPVVRLETALHPWVAFAIMPLFALANAGVDLRGVDTGAATAGVISMGVVAGLVIGKPLGVVFASWLSVKVGICSLPRGVDWKGVTVVGLVAGIGFTMAIFVSQLAFENASNLGVAKLSVLCASVLAALATLIGSRFLLPKTQAPEIAELSASDCEASTEF
- a CDS encoding response regulator, which translates into the protein MRKVLEITFAGEDYQTVLADNADDALAKLRSEKPTVVLVDHDLGGQSGYDLCQRIKSEAPGTRVLILSSKQHPYDSSRGGAAGADEHMDKPFDTQQMLDKVSNMLRAAPAQPSVQAAVTAPAPAAHAAPAAAAPVVAAKPRSQTLAYGTPAPSPSAPAPSAAPASAQPQRTQTYPGTPAVTPRPAPVQSSAPMQRPAPSPVAPPVTAPPVAAAPVAAAPVAAPAPAVAAHTGNGSELAGKLQGLGLNPTQVEAVLALSREVVEQVVWEVVPVLAETMIKEEIRRLTQEG
- a CDS encoding cyclic nucleotide-binding domain-containing protein, coding for MAAPPPLPTKNQPNVIDRAIGLACAGKLEEALRWVVAELNRDATGGVAALLTSRWMAELGRENAARTGFETCVTRAIAAGQLPVAVAACAELRRFGGDATACYQQIAKAYSEGSASLGERPMEPPALGGAQEVEQPLPESFRGDALLDEAGDALEAAKQALPSEAPRDLPQQPLFSSLGEGALAAFVEIFELQLVDAEERVINEGELGTSAYVVVRGELEVSKHGADAEVRLARLGGGALVGEMALISRAPRAASVGALRPSLLLSATKESLDALAEREPAIGDEFASRFRRRMVENLVRTSSILRAVRAKERHTLVERFVTRAFEAGERIIEQGQSSDGLHLIASGSVQVSHREEDGEELPIAELGVGEVVGEVALVLRRPSNADVVARIPTVTLHLPHSGFHSLIKEHPTLLAELYDLAVQRDEQTSSIVAQEATEVDDFVLI
- a CDS encoding OmpH family outer membrane protein encodes the protein MLVQRHARRGLFSLLVAFALVAFSGSAFAMKIAVVDTQRAIMETEDGLRAQATLKKLFDKRQQELDKKQRDLQAEKEQIEKQRSVLSKAAYQKRAEKWQNDMMKLQQVFVEYNKELQKKEGQLMRPISRKAMSLIRRLAAANGFDMVLDKQAVPYFRADLDLTDKLIQMYNEGGAVDDDDAKPAAKKPAAPAPKAPAAAPKK
- a CDS encoding UDP-3-O-(3-hydroxymyristoyl)glucosamine N-acyltransferase; protein product: MSSHHSLDEQRAVDAPRCGIELPQPETLAQLVLIFGGEVRGLEPEHSIQRLVSPQDATRVDDLSFVTHPRYLEQAMAQAGIALTRPSLASRLPRAWAHENPSWVLAQLLERVAGSLRAAGSLRAAGSLRAAGSLRDRAAESLRAVESLRDREDWSGSACHEARVAPSAVVHSGASLHASVVVEPGAVIFPRVRIEADVVVGAGSVVGRAGFGWAQGPSGAVRIPQLAGVILEQGVELGANCTIDSGCLRPTRIGRDTKLDAQVHVGHNAQLGERCLIAAQCGFAGSCEVGNEVRMGGQSGVADHVRVGDRAQVAAKTGVIRDVPAGEVVAGFPAVSRNRWLRATAKLFSGR